CCGATTCGCAATTCGCCCTTACGTTCATAAAACAGATTCTGCTCTTCTCGAACCGCATCCATCCCTTGCGCCACGCAGTGAATGATTTGACTAGCTGGATAGCGCTTGGCAATCTCCTCTTCACTTGAGATGCCATTTAAAACTGACAAAATAGTGGTTTGTGGCCCAATGTAATGTTTAGCTGTTTCAAGACTATCAGCGAGTTGATTGCCTTTGACACAAAATAAAATAAGGTCAACGGCTGCGTCAGCGCCATCTTCTAAAACATAGTTAAAATTGGTTTCTTTTCCATTAATGGTCAGTGGACGCGATTCATAACGTTCTTTTCGTTCTTTGTTAACAATGATTTTGATGTCTTTTTCAGCCATATGCTTAGAAAAGTGGTCAGCATATAGCATCCCTAAGGCACCTAAACCGACAATACCAACTGTTCGTATCATGATTTCCTCCTAAAATAACAAGCTAATCAGTGGAATAGTAATTACCGAAAACACTGTCGAAATAAAAACATAAGATGTCGCAAAAGCTGTCTGCCCGCCATATTGGGTTGATAAGGTCACAGCCATTGTCGGACCTGGCATAGCAGCAATAATAATTAAAATACCTAAAATAATCGGGTTTGAAATAAGCGGACTTAGTAGTAGCCAAAGAAACAATGGCACCAGTAACATTCGAAAGGCAGCAAAGGCATACAATTTCACATTTTTGGCTGCCACCACTAAATCAATATCTGCCATTGAAGAACCAATTATAAACATAGCCAATGGTGATGTAATCCCACCTATACTGGTCGCTGTTTGAGCAATGACTGATGGCAGCTCAATGTCAAAAAAGAAAAAGAATAAGGCTAAAAAAGACGCTATCGTAGCTGGATTCATCAGAATGGTCCGCCAATCGATTTGACTCGACTTCTGCCCCTTGCTAATCATATAAATACCGATTGAATAGACCAATAAGTTATTTGGAATATTATAAATAGAGGCATAAAATAAGGCACCAGTTCCAAATATGGCTTGAACAACTGGAAAGCCCATAAAGCCATTGTTAGCAAATACCGTTAGGAATTGAAGAATTCCCGCTTGGTCTGCTTGAACTCGAAATAACTTAGGTGTTAAAAAGGCCAGCCCAATAAAGAAGACATAGGATAAGACAGCCATAATTAATACAAAGATACTGTCCCATTTCGTTCCGACTTGGCCTGCAGCTGATGTAGATGACAAAATAAGAGCTGGCACCGTTACATAGTTAATTAAGCCAGCGAAATTAAGATTGGCCATTTTTGATAACACACCACTTTTAGCAGTGATATACCCAACGACCACAATTAACATCAACATGACCATTTGATTCAAAACAACGCTTGAATCCACTTACCATCATCTCCTATTCCCTGTCTTGATATAACTGCTGGATTAAATACGGTAAATCTGTTTCAAACTGTACGCCATATTTTAAATCATTATCACTTTCCAGGGTTCTGACAATGACCCGTCCTACATAATCAACAGCGGTTTTTGTAGCTAAAGCAAGTGGCTTTTTCTGAAATAAAAAGCCCGCTATGACACTTGAAAATAAATCCCCTGTCCCGTCAAAGTGTCCCGGATAATAAGGGCCTGCTGCATACGCATAGCCATCTGTTTGATAACGGTAGCTAGCTGCACCAATTTTTTCATCGTCGTAACGTACTCCTGTCAAAACAACCGTCCCTTGATTAAGAGCCGTTAGTTTACGCAATTGCGCTTTAATATCTGCTTCTGTGTAAGGTCCTGGGTGGTAGCTTTCATCTAATAATAAGCTCATTTCTGTCATATTCGGAATAACGACCGAAACATCCCTACATAAAATCCTCATCTGATTGACGTAATCATCATCAAATCCTGGATATAAAAACCCATGATCGCCTAGAACTGGATCTAATACTGATAAGGCATCATCTGTTAAAAATTCACGGATAATATAACGAACCAATTCGATCTGTTCAATAGACCCCAAATAGCCGATTAATAGACCATCAAATTTTAACCCAAGTGTTTTCCAATGGTGGAGAATTTTTTTTATTTCAGAAGTCAGGTTTAAATAAGTAAAATCTGTAAAACCAATCCCAGTGTGCGTACTTAATAAGGCAGTTGGTAAAACACTAACACCATTATTCAAACAGCTCAAAACAGGAACGGCGACATTTAAAGAAATCCGACAACTGGCGGATATATCTTGTATAACAAGTACTTTTGGTTGATGCATCTGTTTTATCCCGCCTTTTTATCTCACTAAATATTATATAGTTTTCATTGTACCAAATGTTTTTATCATCTGCTTCTTATTTTTGAAGAAATGAAACTATTCAATGTCTTTTTCATAAAGAATGCTATAATAGTTAAAAATTAATAAAGGTGGTTGGTTTGATGGATCAAAACAATAAACGGACGCATCGAATTGTTTTATTTGCTCTCTTTGCTTCTTTGACTGTTGTAATGACCTTGTTGTTTCACTTCCCTATCCCTTATGGACAAGGTTATTTGAATATTGGCGACGCCGTTGTCTTGTTAGCTGCTCTTGTTATGGGGCCTGCTGCTGGCTTTTGGGTGGGCAGTATTGGTAGTGCCTTAGCTGATATGATTGCTGGCTATGCCATGTATATGCCTTTCACCTTTGTTGTTAAAGGTCTGGAAGGATTATTAGCTGGCTGGCTATACAGTAAAACTAAAAAGCTATCTATTTCGCTCATTATCCCTGTTATTTGGATGCCTGTCGGCTATTTATTAACAGATTGGTTTTTATATGGTTTGGCTGCAGCCATTGCTGCTTTCCCAATGAACCTCTTGCAAGGCATAGTTGGCGCCGTTACTGCTATTATTTTATATCGAACCATTGGACCTATTTTTAAAAGTAAATTTCAGCTATAAAAAGATGCGTCGAGACCAGTTCTCGACGCATCTTTTTGCTTTAAGTGTAAGATACAGCTTCACTTTATCACCTGTATCTTGCATTTCATCTGCTAAATGTAAGATACAGGTCCTAACAGATGGGTTGTATCTTGCATTTCATCTGCTAAATGTAAGATACAGGTCCTAACAGATGGGTTGTATCTTACATTTTGAGTCCTTAATCTAAGATACAGTCTCAATTTTCGACCTGAATCTCTTTTTTTTAAAAAAAGAAAAGGCTGAGAAAATTCTCAGCCTCGATTTGCTAATTCACTTGATAAGTTGATTCATCGATACCATCTAATAATGGTGATTGGTCATTGGACACAACGACATATAATTCATGCATCGCACGACTAAAGATTGTATACCAAATTTGGTGATAACTCTCTTTAGATAAATCAGCTAAACTATCAGCCGTGCCAATTCCCACAGCAACATCAAACTCCAAGCCTTTCGCTAAGCTAATCGGCATCAAAATTAATGACTTGCTTAAGAAATCATCTTCATCGTAAATGGTTTGGAAATCTAATTCCCAATTCTGAACAACTGCTTCAAATTGCTGAGCTGCTTTAACAGTTGGCGCTAAGAGTGCTACTCGCTCTCCTCTTGCCAAACGTCCAGAAATTCGTTCTCTTAATTCTTCTGAGAAATCATCCTCATCAGCGTAGAAAACAGTCGGTTTTTCTCTTGAGCGAATGGGTTTAGCTTTCCGCTCGCTTAAACTTGCAAATTGATCAGCGAACGCCATGATTTCTGCGGTTGATCGGTAACTCGTTAATAGCAAATGACTTTCAATCGCTTCTTCAGCAAAAATTGCTGACAATTCTTGTTCACTTAATCGATTTTGCCAAATGTTTTGGTTTAAGTCACCTGCCATCACATACTTAGCACGCGGATATAACTCTTTTAGAAGCTTTAATTGGAAAGGCGTAATATCTTGAATCTCATCGATACAAATGTACTGATACGATTTCTGTTGCATGATTCCTTTCATCTGAAGCAATAAAGCATAATAGGCAGTCATATCTTCAATAGACATCTCTTTGTCTCTTAACGTCTCAACAACTTGTTTAACGTGCTCTTCCCATTCTTCTTTCGTTACACCAAATGATGATAAATCAACCAATTGCGGTAGCACACGTAGAAAATGAATATACTGGGCAAGGAAGCGGATATGACTTTGATTGTTGATTTTTTTCTCAACCACTCTAAAGGCTTTGGCTACAATTTCTTTACGAATATAGCTTTCCATACGAGTAATATCATGAGTTTTGCGCTCAAACTGATGCATGCTTGATTCTGATAGATGTTGCAATTCCTCATCTACCCAATCTGCATTAACAGCTTCTTCCTTGAGTATTTCTAATTTTTGTAAGAGCTGGACTCTCAATATTTCTAGTTTTGCTGCTAGTGAGCCTTTACTCTCAATCGTATTATAATAAAATTCAATTTCTTCTTTAGAAATGAGCACCTCGTCATTCAACAAAATATCACGGAATCTCAAGTGCTTTTTCTTCAGTAAGCGACCATATTTTTGCATAGCTTCATAGGCTTCCAAGCTTCCTTTTACGGCATTAAATGGTGCCGCCCCACCAACATCTGCTGATAAGAGGTCAAATGAAGGCAAGCGTCTCGTCATAAATTGCGAGAAGGTATTCCCTTCCACATCCCATTCACCAAGTGATGGTAACACTTGTGAAATATAAGCTTGGAAAATACGGTTAGGTGAAAACAGTAAAATATCCTCTGCCTTTAAGAAGTTGCGGTAGGCATATAACATATAGGCAATTTT
This genomic interval from Jeotgalibaca arthritidis contains the following:
- a CDS encoding AEC family transporter, coding for MDSSVVLNQMVMLMLIVVVGYITAKSGVLSKMANLNFAGLINYVTVPALILSSTSAAGQVGTKWDSIFVLIMAVLSYVFFIGLAFLTPKLFRVQADQAGILQFLTVFANNGFMGFPVVQAIFGTGALFYASIYNIPNNLLVYSIGIYMISKGQKSSQIDWRTILMNPATIASFLALFFFFFDIELPSVIAQTATSIGGITSPLAMFIIGSSMADIDLVVAAKNVKLYAFAAFRMLLVPLFLWLLLSPLISNPIILGILIIIAAMPGPTMAVTLSTQYGGQTAFATSYVFISTVFSVITIPLISLLF
- a CDS encoding pyridoxamine kinase, encoding MHQPKVLVIQDISASCRISLNVAVPVLSCLNNGVSVLPTALLSTHTGIGFTDFTYLNLTSEIKKILHHWKTLGLKFDGLLIGYLGSIEQIELVRYIIREFLTDDALSVLDPVLGDHGFLYPGFDDDYVNQMRILCRDVSVVIPNMTEMSLLLDESYHPGPYTEADIKAQLRKLTALNQGTVVLTGVRYDDEKIGAASYRYQTDGYAYAAGPYYPGHFDGTGDLFSSVIAGFLFQKKPLALATKTAVDYVGRVIVRTLESDNDLKYGVQFETDLPYLIQQLYQDRE
- a CDS encoding ECF transporter S component, which translates into the protein MDQNNKRTHRIVLFALFASLTVVMTLLFHFPIPYGQGYLNIGDAVVLLAALVMGPAAGFWVGSIGSALADMIAGYAMYMPFTFVVKGLEGLLAGWLYSKTKKLSISLIIPVIWMPVGYLLTDWFLYGLAAAIAAFPMNLLQGIVGAVTAIILYRTIGPIFKSKFQL
- a CDS encoding HelD family protein; translated protein: MVENESIELNKEQSRMDYVVSVIEKENNRLSYEYTEKLERQKELLKESSSIKINNSSNEAMWESSGELREFEQNLTIKSNELNQVQNRRAVLTKMQEDPYFGRIDYHNIEENEEEQIYVGIGSLFDEGDNLIVDWRAPISALYYEGNVGDTVKLRFGEHSEAFQVDLKRQFRVKNGHITGMIDTDNVMGDPYLLEVLESSSSNQMGPVIATLQKEQNRIVRESTSKNVLIQGVAGSGKTVVMMQKIAYMLYAYRNFLKAEDILLFSPNRIFQAYISQVLPSLGEWDVEGNTFSQFMTRRLPSFDLLSADVGGAAPFNAVKGSLEAYEAMQKYGRLLKKKHLRFRDILLNDEVLISKEEIEFYYNTIESKGSLAAKLEILRVQLLQKLEILKEEAVNADWVDEELQHLSESSMHQFERKTHDITRMESYIRKEIVAKAFRVVEKKINNQSHIRFLAQYIHFLRVLPQLVDLSSFGVTKEEWEEHVKQVVETLRDKEMSIEDMTAYYALLLQMKGIMQQKSYQYICIDEIQDITPFQLKLLKELYPRAKYVMAGDLNQNIWQNRLSEQELSAIFAEEAIESHLLLTSYRSTAEIMAFADQFASLSERKAKPIRSREKPTVFYADEDDFSEELRERISGRLARGERVALLAPTVKAAQQFEAVVQNWELDFQTIYDEDDFLSKSLILMPISLAKGLEFDVAVGIGTADSLADLSKESYHQIWYTIFSRAMHELYVVVSNDQSPLLDGIDESTYQVN